One Glycine max cultivar Williams 82 chromosome 6, Glycine_max_v4.0, whole genome shotgun sequence DNA segment encodes these proteins:
- the LOC100791863 gene encoding protein translation factor SUI1 homolog 1 encodes MSGLDDQIPTAFDPFADANADDSGAGSKEYVHIRVQQRNGRKSLTTVQGLKKEFSYNKILKDVKKEFCCNGTVVQDPELGQVIQLQGDQRKNVSTFLVQAGIVKKDHIKIHGF; translated from the exons ATGTCTGGATTAGACGATCAAATTCCTACTGCCTTCG ATCCTTTTGCTGATGCAAATGCTGATGACTCGGGTGCTGGGTCAAAGGAGTATGTGCATATTCGCGTTCAGCAGCGAAATGGTAGGAAAAGCCTGACAACCGTTCAGGGATTGAAAAAAGAATTCAGCTATAACAAGATACTTAAAGACGTTAAGAAAGAGTTCTGTTGCAATGGAACAGTTGTTCAGGACCCAGAACTAGGACAG GTTATTCAACTTCAAGGTGATCAGAGGAAGAATGTTTCTACTTTCCTAGTACAG GCTGGTATCGTGAAGAAGGATCATATCAAGATTCATGGTTTCTGA
- the LOC100499843 gene encoding uncharacterized protein LOC100499843 (The RefSeq protein has 1 substitution compared to this genomic sequence) yields MPPVAPRSGDAIFANVERVNAELFTLTYGAIVRQLLTDLEEVEEVNEQLDQMGYNIGIRLIDEFLAKSNVSRCNDFRETTDVIAKVGFKMFLGVIASVTNWDADGTCCSIVLEDNPLVDFVELPDNCQGLYYCNILSGVIRGALDMVSMKTEVTWLRDVLRGDDVFELQVKLLKHVPEEYPYKDDE; encoded by the exons ATGCCTCCCGTCGCTCCTCGATCCGGCGATGCCATATTCGCCAACGTCGAACGCGTC AATGCGGAGCTGTTTACTTTGACGTATGGCGCAATTGTGCGTCAATTGCTCACGGATCTGGAAGAGGTTGAGGAGGTTAACGAGCAGCTTGATCAAAT GGGTTACAATATTGGAATCCGATTGATTGATGAGTTTTTAGCTAAGTCTAATGTCTCAAGATGCAACGATTTCAGAGAGACTACTGATGTAATTGCAAAG gttGGTTTTAAAATGTTCCTTGGTGTTACTGCATCTGTGACCAATTGGGATGCTGATGGAACATGTTGTAGTATTGTTTTGGAGGATAATCCATTGGTAGATTTTGTTGAGCTTCCTGACAACTGCCAAGGTTTGTACTATTGCAACATCTTAAGTGGAGTCATCAGAGGAGCCTTAGATATG GTGTCAATGAAAACTGAGGTAACTTGGCTTCGTGATGTACTTCGTGGTGATGATGTGTTTGAGTTGCAGGTAAAACTTCTCAAGCATGTTCCTGAAGAGTATCCATACAAGGATGATGAGTGA
- the LOC100499833 gene encoding protein translation factor SUI1 homolog 1 → MSELDDQIPTAFDPFADANADDSGAGSKEYVHIRVQQRNGRKSLTTVQGLKKEFSYNKILKDVKKEFCCNGTVVQDPELGQVIQLQGDQRKNVSTFLVQAGIVKKDHIKIHGF, encoded by the exons ATGTCTGAATTAGACGATCAAATTCCTACTGCCTTCG ATCCTTTTGCTGATGCAAATGCTGATGACTCGGGTGCTGGGTCAAAGGAGTATGTGCATATTCGTGTACAGCAGCGAAATGGTAGGAAAAGCCTGACAACCGTTCAGGGATTGAAAAAGGAATTCAGCTATAACAAGATACTTAAAGACGTCAAGAAAGAGTTCTGTTGCAATGGAACAGTTGTTCAGGACCCAGAACTAGGACAG GTTATTCAACTTCAAGGTGATCAGAGGAAGAATGTTTCTACCTTCCTAGTCCAG GCTGGTATCGTGAAGAAGGATCATATCAAGATTCATGGTTTCTGA
- the LOC100789562 gene encoding putative multidrug resistance protein, with translation MGNNSMFRYADGMDKLLMFFGTLGSLGDGLQTPLMMYILSDVINAYGDKNSHLTRHDVNKYALRLFCAALGVGLSAFIEGMCWTRTAERQASRMRMEYLKSVLRQEVGFFDTQTAGSSTTYQVVSLISSDANTIQVVLCEKIPDCVAYMSTFLFCHILAFVLSWRLTLAAIPLSVMFIVPALVFGKIMLDLVMKMIESYGIAGGIAEQAISSIRTVYSYVGENQTLTRFSSALQKTMEFGIKQGFAKGLMLGSMGVIYISWGFQAWVGTFLITNKGEKGGHVFVAGFNVLMGGLSILSALPNLTAITEATAAVTRLFEMIDRVPTIDSEDKKGKALSYVRGEIEFQDVYFCYPSRPDTPVLQGFNLTVPAGKSVGLVGGSGSGKSTVIQLFERFYDPVEGVILLDGHKTNRLQLKWLRSQIGLVNQEPVLFATSIKENILFGKEGASMESVISAAKAANAHDFIVKLPDGYETQVGQFGFQLSGGQKQRIAIARALLRDPKVLLLDEATSALDAQSERVVQAAIDQASKGRTTIIIAHRLSTIRTANLIAVLQAGRVVELGTHNELMELTDGEYAHMVELQQITTQNDESKPSNLLTEGKSSHRTSIPQSPTVSFRSSTVGTPMLYPFSQGFSMGTPYSYSIQYDPDDDSFEDNLKRPNHPAPSQWRLLKMNAPEWGRAMLGILGAIGSGAVQPVNAYCVGTLISVYFETDSSEMKSKAKTLALVFLGIGVFNFFTSILQHYNFAVMGERLTKRIREKILEKLMTFEIGWFDHEDNTSASICARLSSEANLVRSLVGDRMSLLAQAIFGSIFAYTLGLVLTWKLSLVMIAVQPLVIGSFYSRSVLMKSMAEKARKAQREGSQLASEAVINHRTITAFSSQKRMLALFKSTMVGPKKESIRQSWISGFGLFSSQFFNTSSTALAYWYGGRLLIDDQIEPKHLFQAFLILLFTAYIIADAGSMTSDLSKGSSAVGSVFTILDRKTEIDPETSWGGEKKRKIRGRVELKNVFFAYPSRPDQMIFKGLNLKVEPGRTVALVGHSGCGKSTVIGLIERFYDPAKGTVCIDEQDIKFYNLRMLRSQIALVSQEPTLFAGTIRENIAYGKENTTESEIRRAASLANAHEFISGMNDGYETYCGERGVQLSGGQKQRIALARAILKNPAILLLDEATSALDSVSEILVQEALEKIMVGRTCIVVAHRLSTIQKSNYIAVIKNGKVVEQGSHNELISLGHEGAYYSLVKLQGGSSPR, from the exons ATGGGAAACAATAGTATGTTTCGTTATGCAGATGGAATGGACAAGTTGTTGATGTTCTTTGGGACCTTGGGAAGCCTTGGAGATGGACTACAAACCCCTCTCATGATGTACATTCTTAGTGATGTGATCAATGCCTATGGTGACAAGAATAGTCATTTGACAAGGCATGATGTGAACAAG TATGCTTTGAGGCTTTTTTGTGCTGCACTTGGAGTTGGACTTTCAGCTTTTATTG AAGGAATGTGTTGGACAAGAACTGCAGAGAGACAGGCTTCCAGAATGAGAATGGAATACCTAAAATCAGTCCTAAGACAAGAAGTTGGCTTCTTTGACACTCAGACTGCTGGTTCTTCAACAACCTACCAAGTTGTCTCCCTCATTTCCTCAGATGCAAATACAATCCAAGTTGTCTTGTGTGAGAAG ATACCTGACTGCGTAGCTTACATGTCAACATTCCTATTCTGCCACATCTTGGCATTTGTACTTTCATGGAGACTTACACTGGCTGCCATACCACTGTCTGTCATGTTCATTGTTCCGGCACTTGTATTTGGGAAGATCATGTTGGATCTTGTAATGAAAATGATCGAGTCTTATGGGATTGCTGGTGGGATAGCAGAACAGGCAATATCTTCAATAAGAACTGTTTATTCATATGTTGGGGAGAATCAAACACTAACCAGATTTAGCAGTGCACTTCAGAAAACTATGGAATTTGGAATAAAGCAAGGTTTTGCAAAAGGGTTAATGTTGGGAAGTATGGGAGTTATTTATATAAGTTGGGGATTTCAGGCTTGGGTTGGAACTTTTCTGATCACTAATAAAGGAGAAAAAGGAGGCCATGTATTTGTAGCCGGCTTCAATGTCCTCATGGGAGGCTT GAGCATTTTAAGTGCCCTTCCAAATTTAACTGCCATCACAGAGGCAACTGCTGCTGTCACTCGCCTTTTCGAAATGATTGATCGAGTGCCGACTATAGATTCTGAAGATAAGAAAGGAAAGGCCTTATCATATGTGAGGGgagaaattgaatttcaagacgTCTACTTCTGTTACCCATCTAGGCCAGACACACCAGTCTTGCAGGGATTCAATCTCACTGTCCCAGCAGGCAAGAGTGTAGGCCTTGTGGGAGGGAGTGGTTCAGGTAAATCCACTGTCATACAACTGTTTGAAAGGTTTTATGACCCTGTTGAGGGAGTAATACTCTTGGATGGTCACAAGACTAATAGGCTTCAGCTCAAGTGGTTGAGATCTCAAATTGGCCTAGTAAATCAAGAGCCTGTTCTCTTTGCCACTTCcataaaagagaatatattGTTTGGAAAAGAAGGAGCCTCAATGGAAAGTGTGATTAGTGCGGCTAAAGCAGCTAATGCACATGATTTCATAGTCAAGTTGCCAGATGGATATGAAACTCAA GTTGGACAGTTTGGATTCCAACTGTCTGGTGGGCAGAAGCAACGCATTGCCATAGCAAGAGCCTTACTAAGGGATCCAAAGGTTCTCTTGCTTGATGAAGCTACCAGTGCACTGGATGCTCAGTCTGAAAGAGTGGTACAGGCAGCAATTGATCAAGCTTCAAAAGGAAGGACAACAATCATCATTGCTCACCGTTTGTCTACAATTCGAACGGCTAACTTGATTGCAGTCCTTCAAGCAGGGAGAGTCGTTGAATTAGGTACACATAATGAACTCATGGAATTGACTGATGGTGAGTATGCTCACATGGTAGAGTTGCAGCAAATAACAACTCAGAATGATGAATCCAAACCTTCCAATCTTCTAACAGAGGGAAAGAGCTCCCACAGAACGAGCATTCCTCAAAGTCCAACTGTAAGTTTCAGATCAAGCACTGTAGGAACTCCCATGTTGTATCCCTTTAGTCAGGGATTTTCCATGGGAACACCTTACTCCTACTCTATCCAATATGACCCTGATGATGATAGTTTTGAAGATAACTTGAAAAGACCAAATCATCCAGCTCCTTCGCAGTGGCGTTTGCTGAAAATGAATGCACCTGAGTGGGGAAGAGCAATGCTAGGAATCTTAGGAGCAATAGGATCAGGAGCAGTACAACCTGTGAATGCATACTGTGTAGGAACACTTATTTCGGTTTATTTTGAAACTGATAGCTCTGAGATGAAGTCTAAAGCTAAAACCCTGGCCCTCGTTTTCTTAGGAATTGGTGTTTTCAACTTCTTCACTAGTATTCTCCAACACTATAACTTTGCAGTCATGGGAGAAAGATTGACCAAAAGAATAAGAGAGAAGATACTAGAGAAGTTGATGACTTTTGAGATAGGGTGGTTTGATCACGAAGATAACACAAGTGCATCCATTTGTGCAAGATTGTCCTCAGAAGCCAACTTGGTTCGTTCCCTTGTTGGCGATCGGATGTCTTTGTTGGCCCAAGCAATTTTTGGGTCTATCTTTGCCTACACTCTAGGACTTGTGCTCACATGGAAGCTTTCCCTTGTGATGATTGCAGTGCAACCATTAGTCATTGGAAGCTTTTACTCAAGAAGTGTCTTAATGAAGAGTATGGCCGAGAAAGCTCGTAAAGCGCAAAGGGAGGGAAGTCAACTTGCAAGTGAAGCTGTTATAAACCACAGAACCATAACTGCCTTCAGCTCTCAGAAAAGAATGTTGGCACTTTTCAAATCCACAATGGTGGGGCCTAAAAAGGAGAGTATTAGGCAGTCATGGATTTCAGGCTTTGGTCTTTTCAGCTCCCAGTTTTTTAACACTTCATCGACAGCATTGGCTTACTGGTATGGTGGGAGGCTCTTGATAGATGATCAAATAGAACCAAAGCACCTCTTCCAAGCATTTTTAATATTACTCTTCACTGCATACATTATTGCAGATGCTGGAAGCATGACTTCTGACTTGTCCAAAGGAAGCAGTGCAGTTGGATCAGTTTTCACAATCCTTGACAGGAAAACTGAGATTGATCCCGAGACCTCCTGGGGAGGCgagaagaagaggaaaataAGGGGCAGAGTTGAGCTTAAGAATGTATTCTTTGCATATCCATCTAGACCTGATCAAATGATTTTCAAGGGGCTGAATCTTAAAGTTGAACCTGGGAGAACAGTGGCTCTAGTCGGGCACAGTGGTTGTGGTAAATCAACTGTCATTGGTCTTATTGAAAGGTTTTATGATCCTGCAAAGGGAACGGTGTGCATAGATGAACAAGACATCAAGTTCTATAACTTGAGAATGCTGAGGTCACAAATTGCATTAGTGAGTCAGGAGCCAACACTTTTTGCTGGCACCATTCGAGAAAACATTGCCTATGGGAAAGAAAACACTACTGAATCTGAGATAAGAAGGGCTGCATCTCTGGCTAATGCTCACGAATTCATAAG TGGAATGAATGATGGGTATGAGACATACTGTGGAGAAAGAGGAGTTCAGCTATCTGGAGGTCAGAAACAAAGAATAGCCTTAGCAAGGGCCATACTGAAGAATCCTGCAATACTGCTTCTGGATGAGGCTACTAGTGCACTTGATAGTGTGTCAGAGATCTTGGTCCAAGAAGCACTAGAGAAGATAATGGTTGGAAGAACATGCATTGTAGTGGCACACAGGCTCTCTACAATACAGAAATCCAACTACATTGCTGTTATTAAGAATGGGAAGGTTGTAGAACAAGGTTCACATAACGAATTGATTTCGCTTGGACATGAGGGTGCATACTATTCTCTTGTTAAACTTCAAGGTGGTAGCTCCCCTAGGTAA